In Nocardia sputorum, a single genomic region encodes these proteins:
- a CDS encoding helix-turn-helix domain-containing protein, giving the protein MALPQGTTGSTMPRRQLGRHLRDLRNRAGMTTRVAAQQLEWSEAKIWRIETGQTSLRGLDVEAMCKVYGAPPDLLEPLRALARDTKAKGWWTAYGDVIPEGFDVYIGLEEAAGRLFTYENELVPGLLQTEGYTRAVCTAAHPELSADEIDRRVRLRQARQALVTRPDAPLELDALIDEAVLRRRIGGPEVTAGQLDHLLRMTELPNVRIRLVPGDCGYHDGMASGRFVLLEFPDSGEPPEPPVVYLEAFTGPVYVDKEHEIARFRTAFASIEAAAVDPRARIEEVRKSL; this is encoded by the coding sequence ATGGCTTTACCGCAAGGAACGACCGGATCGACCATGCCGCGGCGGCAGCTCGGCAGACACTTGCGTGACCTGCGCAACCGGGCCGGGATGACCACCCGGGTGGCCGCGCAGCAGCTGGAGTGGTCGGAAGCGAAGATCTGGCGGATCGAGACCGGTCAGACCTCGCTGCGCGGTCTCGATGTCGAAGCGATGTGCAAGGTCTACGGCGCGCCGCCCGACCTGCTCGAACCGCTGCGCGCGTTGGCGCGCGACACGAAGGCCAAAGGCTGGTGGACCGCCTACGGCGACGTGATCCCGGAGGGCTTCGACGTCTACATCGGGCTGGAAGAGGCGGCCGGCCGGCTGTTCACCTACGAGAACGAGCTGGTCCCGGGGCTGCTGCAAACCGAGGGCTACACCCGGGCGGTGTGCACGGCGGCGCACCCGGAGCTGTCCGCCGACGAGATCGACCGCAGGGTGCGCCTGCGTCAGGCCAGGCAGGCGCTGGTCACCCGCCCGGACGCGCCGCTGGAGTTGGACGCGCTGATCGACGAGGCGGTGCTGCGCCGGCGCATCGGTGGTCCGGAGGTGACCGCCGGGCAACTCGATCACCTGCTGCGGATGACCGAGTTGCCCAACGTCCGGATCCGGCTGGTGCCCGGGGATTGCGGCTATCACGACGGTATGGCCTCGGGCCGGTTCGTGCTGCTGGAGTTCCCCGATTCCGGTGAGCCGCCCGAACCGCCGGTGGTCTATCTGGAGGCCTTCACCGGACCGGTCTACGTGGACAAGGAACACGAGATCGCGCGCTTCCGAACGGCATTCGCGAGCATTGAGGCGGCGGCGGTCGATCCGCGCGCACGCATCGAGGAAGTCCGGAAATCGCTTTGA
- a CDS encoding MarR family winged helix-turn-helix transcriptional regulator has product MSKPTTVSTPRRALAPTGLVGEWRELLDRHAAVSCALEKALQNGHRIGLSEFETLDRLVDANCGDYRMSDLANDIYLSQSALSRAVARLERDGLVQRTMCAEDRRAVFVCLTEKGRSVYEQALPTHRAVLSDTWDLPGPPRC; this is encoded by the coding sequence ATGTCGAAGCCGACCACCGTCAGCACACCGCGGCGCGCCCTCGCGCCGACCGGGCTGGTCGGCGAGTGGCGCGAGCTGCTCGACCGGCATGCGGCGGTGAGTTGCGCACTCGAGAAGGCGCTACAGAACGGTCACCGGATCGGGCTCAGCGAATTCGAGACGCTGGACCGGCTGGTCGACGCGAACTGCGGCGACTACCGCATGAGCGACCTGGCCAACGACATCTACCTCAGCCAGAGCGCGCTCTCGCGAGCCGTGGCCCGGCTGGAGCGCGACGGCCTGGTCCAGCGCACCATGTGCGCGGAAGACCGCCGCGCCGTGTTCGTCTGCCTCACCGAGAAGGGCCGTTCGGTCTACGAGCAGGCCCTGCCCACCCACCGCGCGGTTTTGAGCGACACCTGGGACCTGCCCGGGCCGCCGAGGTGCTGA
- a CDS encoding MFS transporter: protein MTSPATLSAAQATDPARWSARLWGMLITLCIVLFLDGLDVSMIGVALPSIGAELDLSTSTLQWLVSGYVLGYGGLLLLGGRTADLLGRRKVFLIALAVFAVASLAGGLVSSGPLLILTRFVKGLAAAFTAPTGLSIITTNFAEGPARNKALSIYTVFGAGGYSMGLLFGGLMTGVGWRWTFLLPVPIALAALAAAFVLVPKDKPAEEGGHDLLGALLSTSAMLLLVYTVVAAPEAGWASVRTIGSFVAVAALFAGFVAVEKRVRYPLVRLGILRKSSLVRASLAIVAVAGSYFSWQFIVTLYLQDTLGWSPLKLAMALLPVGLLVVLSAFFSDKLVDRFGTGPVIGVTMTVMAVGYLLFLRLDTAPSYLTMLLPAVLLIGIGWVGFPAINIQATNGIDDEEQGLAAGVLQTSMQVGAAIVLAVTTAIISSGAHADISAAGMLDTYRPGLEFAAGVSIVGALVALLAFVPRFRGQERAAEEEKELQLVG, encoded by the coding sequence ATGACTTCACCAGCAACGCTCTCGGCCGCTCAGGCGACCGATCCGGCCAGATGGTCAGCCCGGCTTTGGGGCATGCTGATCACGCTCTGCATCGTGTTGTTCCTCGACGGTCTCGACGTTTCGATGATCGGTGTCGCGTTGCCGTCCATCGGCGCGGAACTCGACCTGTCCACCTCCACCCTGCAATGGCTGGTCAGCGGCTACGTGCTCGGCTACGGCGGTCTGCTGCTGCTCGGCGGCCGCACCGCCGACCTGCTCGGGCGGCGCAAGGTCTTCCTGATCGCGCTCGCGGTCTTCGCGGTCGCCTCGCTGGCCGGTGGCCTGGTCAGCTCGGGCCCGCTGTTGATCCTCACCCGCTTCGTGAAGGGCCTCGCCGCCGCGTTCACCGCGCCGACCGGCCTGTCCATCATCACCACCAACTTCGCCGAGGGCCCGGCCAGGAACAAGGCGCTGTCCATCTACACGGTGTTCGGCGCGGGCGGCTACTCCATGGGCCTGCTGTTCGGCGGCCTGATGACCGGTGTCGGCTGGCGTTGGACGTTCCTGCTCCCGGTGCCGATCGCGCTCGCCGCGCTGGCCGCGGCCTTCGTGCTGGTGCCCAAGGATAAGCCCGCCGAGGAGGGCGGACACGACCTGCTGGGCGCGCTGCTGTCGACCTCGGCCATGTTGCTGCTGGTCTACACCGTGGTCGCCGCGCCGGAAGCCGGCTGGGCCTCGGTGCGCACCATCGGCTCGTTCGTCGCGGTCGCCGCGTTGTTCGCCGGGTTCGTCGCGGTGGAGAAGCGGGTGCGCTACCCGCTGGTGCGCCTCGGGATCCTGCGCAAGTCCTCGCTGGTCCGGGCCAGTCTCGCGATCGTCGCGGTGGCCGGTTCCTACTTCAGCTGGCAGTTCATCGTGACGCTGTACTTGCAGGACACGCTCGGCTGGTCGCCGCTGAAGCTGGCCATGGCGCTGCTGCCGGTCGGTCTGCTGGTCGTGCTGTCGGCCTTCTTCTCCGACAAGCTCGTCGATCGCTTCGGTACGGGGCCGGTGATCGGCGTGACCATGACCGTGATGGCCGTCGGCTACCTGCTTTTCCTGCGGCTGGACACCGCGCCCTCCTACCTGACGATGCTGCTGCCCGCAGTGCTGCTCATCGGCATCGGATGGGTCGGCTTCCCGGCCATCAACATCCAGGCCACCAACGGCATCGATGACGAGGAACAGGGTCTCGCCGCCGGAGTCCTGCAAACGTCCATGCAGGTCGGCGCGGCCATCGTGCTCGCGGTGACCACGGCGATCATCTCCTCCGGCGCGCATGCCGACATCTCGGCCGCCGGGATGCTCGACACCTACCGTCCGGGTCTGGAATTCGCCGCGGGCGTGTCCATCGTCGGCGCGCTGGTCGCCCTGCTCGCCTTCGTGCCGCGCTTCCGTGGTCAGGAGCGGGCAGCGGAGGAAGAGAAGGAACTGCAACTCGTCGGCTGA
- a CDS encoding dTDP-4-dehydrorhamnose 3,5-epimerase family protein: MEFRELAVPGAWVITPRQHGDDRGMFLEGFKASEFEKATGRPFDLRQVNCSVSAAGVLRGIHYTEDPPGQAKYVTCVRGAFLDVVVDLRPGSPTYGRWDSVLLDDVDRRSVFLSEGLGHAILSLEDGSTVTYLCSLEYQPEFDHDIDAFDPTLGIEWPRVGRDGRELTFIRSAKDSVAPPFS, encoded by the coding sequence ATGGAGTTCCGGGAACTCGCGGTGCCGGGCGCGTGGGTGATCACGCCGCGCCAGCACGGAGACGATCGCGGCATGTTCCTCGAGGGGTTCAAGGCCTCGGAGTTCGAGAAGGCGACCGGGCGACCGTTCGACCTGCGGCAGGTCAACTGCTCGGTGTCGGCCGCCGGGGTGCTGCGCGGCATCCACTACACCGAGGACCCGCCGGGCCAGGCCAAATACGTGACCTGTGTGCGCGGAGCGTTCCTCGACGTGGTGGTCGATCTGCGTCCCGGCTCACCGACCTACGGGCGCTGGGACAGTGTGCTGCTCGACGACGTCGACCGGCGCTCGGTGTTTCTGTCCGAAGGTCTCGGCCACGCGATCCTCTCCCTGGAGGACGGATCGACGGTCACCTATCTGTGCTCCCTGGAGTACCAGCCGGAGTTCGACCACGACATCGATGCGTTCGATCCCACGCTGGGCATCGAGTGGCCGCGGGTCGGTCGCGACGGCAGGGAACTCACTTTCATCCGCTCCGCGAAAGATTCCGTGGCCCCGCCGTTTTCGTGA
- the rfbA gene encoding glucose-1-phosphate thymidylyltransferase RfbA has protein sequence MRGIILAGGTGSRLHPITRGVSKQLVPVYDKPMVYYPLSTLMLAGIRDILVITTPEDAAAFRRLLGDGTQFGLSLDYVVQPEPDGLARAFVLGADHIGGDCAALVLGDNIFHGPGLGTSLNRFHGIDGGAVFAYWVSDPTAYGVVEFTEGRAVSIEEKPKVPRSNYAIPGLYFYDNDVVEIARSLRPSARGEYEITDINRAYLEQDRLSVDVLARGTAWLDTGTFDSLLDAANYVRTIEERQGLKIGVPEEVAWRMGFIDDEQLRRLAEPMVRSGYGRYLLDLLDRGRDW, from the coding sequence ATGCGCGGAATCATTCTGGCGGGCGGCACCGGCTCCCGGTTGCACCCGATCACGCGCGGGGTGAGCAAGCAGCTGGTCCCGGTCTACGACAAACCCATGGTCTACTACCCCCTTTCCACGCTGATGCTCGCGGGGATCAGGGACATCCTGGTGATCACGACGCCCGAGGACGCCGCGGCGTTCCGGCGGCTGCTCGGCGACGGCACGCAGTTCGGGCTGTCCCTCGACTACGTGGTCCAGCCCGAGCCGGACGGCCTGGCCAGGGCCTTCGTCCTGGGCGCCGATCACATCGGCGGCGATTGCGCCGCACTGGTGCTCGGCGACAACATCTTTCACGGCCCCGGTCTCGGCACCAGCCTCAATCGCTTCCACGGGATCGACGGCGGTGCGGTGTTCGCGTACTGGGTCTCCGACCCGACCGCCTACGGCGTGGTGGAGTTCACCGAAGGACGCGCGGTGTCCATCGAGGAGAAACCCAAGGTCCCCCGGTCGAACTACGCCATTCCGGGGCTGTACTTCTACGACAACGACGTGGTGGAGATCGCCCGGTCGCTGCGACCGTCCGCACGTGGCGAATACGAGATCACCGACATCAATCGCGCCTACCTGGAACAGGATCGCCTGAGCGTGGACGTGCTCGCCCGCGGCACCGCGTGGCTGGACACCGGTACCTTCGATTCCCTGCTCGACGCGGCCAATTACGTCCGCACCATCGAGGAGCGGCAGGGCCTCAAGATCGGCGTCCCCGAAGAGGTGGCCTGGCGGATGGGCTTCATCGACGACGAGCAGCTGCGCCGGCTCGCCGAACCGATGGTCCGCTCCGGGTACGGCCGCTATCTGCTCGATCTGCTCGACCGCGGACGGGACTGGTGA
- a CDS encoding alpha/beta hydrolase gives MATRDGEPGVVMNPKGPSAQSRLLLATCMGVVRPVLRTFPVTKATIPVGAATVDGLARLRPRPYGIDREQVSLHRLRLEIIRPAGAARALRHGAVLYMHGGGFAICSTRSHRPIAASLARRTGLPVINVEYRQLPGTRIADSVRDCLAAYRWLLRHGADPARIIFAGDSAGGYLTFATALLAVESGLPVPAGLVGLSPLLDLDYGAKRDYVNVARDPYIPLSALEAVVRIGAEVDGVLDPALSPVNAVLSALPPVLLIAAEDEVLRFDSELMAQRLTAAGVPNALELWRGQVHAFMSIAPNLPESRAALARVSRFVRACIEEDQRARTA, from the coding sequence ATGGCGACCAGAGACGGCGAGCCCGGCGTGGTGATGAATCCGAAGGGCCCCAGCGCGCAATCGCGCCTGCTGCTTGCCACCTGTATGGGCGTGGTCCGGCCGGTGCTGCGAACCTTCCCCGTGACCAAGGCGACCATCCCGGTCGGCGCCGCCACCGTGGACGGGCTGGCGCGATTGCGTCCCCGCCCGTACGGCATCGATCGGGAGCAGGTGTCGTTGCATCGTCTCCGCCTGGAGATCATCCGCCCGGCCGGTGCGGCGCGTGCGCTGCGCCACGGCGCGGTGCTCTACATGCACGGCGGCGGCTTCGCGATCTGCAGCACCCGCAGTCATCGTCCGATCGCGGCGAGCCTGGCTCGCCGCACCGGCCTGCCCGTGATCAATGTCGAGTACCGCCAATTGCCCGGCACGCGGATCGCCGACTCGGTGCGGGACTGCCTGGCCGCCTACCGCTGGCTGTTGCGCCACGGTGCCGATCCGGCGCGGATCATCTTCGCGGGTGACTCGGCGGGCGGCTATCTGACTTTCGCGACCGCGCTGCTGGCCGTGGAGTCGGGGTTGCCGGTGCCGGCCGGGTTGGTCGGCTTGAGCCCGCTGCTGGACCTGGACTACGGGGCGAAGCGGGACTACGTGAACGTCGCGCGGGATCCGTATATCCCGTTGTCGGCGCTGGAAGCGGTGGTGCGCATCGGCGCGGAGGTCGACGGAGTGCTCGATCCGGCGCTGTCGCCGGTCAACGCGGTGCTGTCCGCGCTGCCGCCCGTGCTGTTGATCGCCGCCGAGGACGAGGTGCTGCGCTTCGACTCCGAACTGATGGCGCAGCGGCTCACGGCGGCGGGCGTGCCGAACGCGCTGGAGCTGTGGCGCGGCCAGGTCCACGCCTTCATGAGCATCGCGCCGAACCTGCCGGAGAGCAGGGCGGCGCTGGCGCGGGTCTCGCGGTTCGTGCGGGCATGCATCGAAGAGGACCAGCGGGCTCGGACGGCGTAA
- the rfbB gene encoding dTDP-glucose 4,6-dehydratase, which produces MRLLVTGGAGFIGANFVLQTVSDHPDATVVVLDALTYAGNRASLDPVADRIDFVHGDIADLDLVDQLVSGVDAVVHFAAESHNDNSLAEPWPFVQTNIVGTYSLLQAVRRHDVRYHHVSTDEVYGDLSPDDPAFTEATPYNPSSPYSATKASSDLLVRAWTRSFGVRATISNCSNNYGPYQHVEKFIPRQITNLIDGVRPRLYGAGHQVRDWIHVDDHNRAVWEILRRGRIGQTYLIGADGQLDNKSVVRMILAEFGRDPDDFDHVTDRPGHDQRYAIDATLLRSELGWRPRYADFRAGLAATIQWYRDNESWWRPYKDVTERAYLAAGERTLSAAGD; this is translated from the coding sequence GTGCGATTGCTCGTCACCGGCGGCGCCGGGTTCATCGGCGCGAACTTCGTCCTGCAGACCGTGTCCGACCATCCGGATGCGACCGTCGTCGTTCTCGATGCCCTGACCTATGCCGGGAACCGGGCCTCGCTCGACCCGGTGGCCGACCGCATCGACTTCGTGCACGGCGACATCGCCGACCTCGATCTGGTCGACCAACTGGTCAGCGGCGTGGACGCGGTGGTGCACTTCGCCGCCGAGTCGCACAACGACAACTCCCTCGCCGAGCCGTGGCCGTTCGTGCAGACCAATATCGTCGGCACCTATTCCCTGTTGCAGGCCGTGCGCAGGCACGACGTGCGCTACCACCACGTGTCGACCGACGAGGTCTACGGCGATCTGTCCCCGGACGATCCGGCGTTCACCGAGGCCACGCCGTACAACCCGTCCAGCCCGTACTCGGCCACCAAAGCCTCCAGCGACCTGCTGGTGCGGGCTTGGACCCGCTCGTTCGGCGTGCGCGCCACCATCTCCAATTGCAGTAACAATTACGGCCCGTACCAGCACGTGGAGAAATTCATCCCGCGCCAGATCACCAACCTGATCGATGGCGTGCGTCCCCGGCTGTACGGGGCGGGGCATCAGGTGCGCGACTGGATCCACGTCGACGATCACAATCGCGCCGTGTGGGAGATCCTGCGCCGCGGCCGGATCGGGCAGACCTATCTGATCGGCGCCGACGGCCAGCTCGACAACAAGTCCGTGGTGCGGATGATCCTCGCGGAGTTCGGCCGCGACCCCGACGATTTCGACCACGTGACCGACCGCCCCGGTCATGACCAGCGGTACGCGATCGACGCGACGTTGCTGCGTTCCGAACTCGGCTGGCGGCCCCGCTACGCGGACTTCCGCGCCGGACTGGCCGCCACCATCCAGTGGTACCGGGACAACGAATCCTGGTGGCGTCCCTACAAAGACGTCACCGAGCGCGCCTACCTCGCGGCCGGGGAGCGGACGCTCAGCGCGGCGGGCGACTGA
- a CDS encoding DUF2142 domain-containing protein, producing the protein MTTSTDPTATPDKDVAERADTAPLPATDTAPLPAVDAEVTTGADRSAKGFAGRLVTRLGGATIAFTLLATIFGALFTVLTPPFWGHDEITQFGRAYQVAHGGFLPQKIHDDRGIAYGGDVPSSITELMGYALRDYTTNPDEPDPMVADPGRYDQLTSAAVSDATEPVWFTNTAAYSPVPYIPAAIGIRLGELFGLDVGGLLLLTRLTGLVAYLAVVGFGLYALRAHRVQWLAFTVAVLPIAVFQAGTVTADTMTNALAILVSALLVKAVFLGERLGRAEIAALLAATILLPVSKPTYVLLALLVALVPADRFGFSGWRRAIPWAFAAAGGLAFAVWMKIAAPTGDGMGLMRPPHQWHSVRPGDQLSGILRDPPEFAHVFGESIALRDQRWFSQFFGELGFAYVDVPALSMLACLLAFAVSLGVAERMTAPAFRRTLIIALTMAASVAMIYVTLYMSFTPVGYYIIDGVQGRYFVPLAIVTLAVLLRWMPLRLTDSAGKTPTVGPAVTVLVAASVALIAAAAKYYTIVWG; encoded by the coding sequence TTGACGACCTCGACGGATCCGACCGCCACGCCCGACAAGGATGTGGCAGAGCGCGCGGACACCGCCCCCCTGCCCGCGACCGACACCGCGCCGCTACCGGCGGTGGACGCCGAGGTGACCACCGGCGCGGACCGGTCAGCGAAAGGCTTCGCGGGCCGACTGGTGACCCGGCTGGGCGGGGCGACCATCGCCTTCACCCTGCTGGCCACGATCTTCGGCGCGCTGTTCACCGTCCTCACCCCGCCGTTCTGGGGTCATGACGAGATCACCCAGTTCGGTCGCGCCTACCAGGTCGCACACGGGGGCTTCCTGCCGCAGAAGATCCACGACGATCGCGGCATCGCCTACGGCGGCGACGTCCCGTCCAGCATCACCGAGCTGATGGGCTACGCGCTGCGGGACTACACCACCAACCCGGACGAGCCCGACCCCATGGTGGCCGATCCGGGCCGCTACGACCAGCTGACGAGCGCCGCGGTCTCGGACGCCACCGAACCGGTCTGGTTCACCAACACCGCCGCGTACTCGCCGGTCCCGTACATCCCGGCCGCGATCGGCATCCGGCTCGGGGAACTCTTCGGGCTCGACGTGGGTGGCCTGCTGCTGCTCACCCGGCTCACCGGGCTGGTGGCCTACCTCGCGGTGGTCGGGTTCGGCCTGTACGCCTTGCGCGCGCACCGGGTGCAGTGGCTGGCGTTCACCGTCGCCGTGCTGCCGATCGCGGTGTTCCAGGCGGGCACGGTCACCGCCGACACGATGACCAACGCGCTGGCCATCCTGGTCTCCGCGCTGCTGGTGAAGGCCGTGTTCCTCGGCGAGCGCCTGGGCCGGGCGGAGATCGCCGCTCTGCTGGCCGCGACGATCCTGCTCCCGGTGAGCAAGCCCACCTATGTGCTGCTCGCACTCCTGGTGGCCCTGGTGCCCGCGGACCGGTTCGGGTTCAGCGGCTGGCGGCGCGCAATCCCATGGGCCTTCGCCGCTGCCGGTGGGCTCGCCTTCGCGGTGTGGATGAAGATCGCCGCGCCGACCGGCGACGGGATGGGCTTGATGCGGCCGCCGCACCAGTGGCACTCGGTGCGTCCCGGCGATCAGCTCAGCGGCATCCTGCGCGATCCGCCGGAGTTCGCGCACGTGTTCGGCGAGAGCATCGCGCTGCGCGACCAGCGCTGGTTCAGCCAGTTCTTCGGCGAGCTCGGCTTCGCCTACGTCGATGTGCCCGCGCTGTCGATGCTGGCCTGTCTGCTGGCGTTCGCCGTGAGCCTCGGCGTGGCCGAACGGATGACCGCCCCGGCCTTCCGCCGCACCCTGATCATCGCGCTCACCATGGCCGCCAGCGTCGCCATGATCTACGTGACGCTCTACATGTCGTTCACGCCGGTCGGCTACTACATCATCGACGGCGTGCAGGGCCGCTACTTCGTGCCGCTGGCGATCGTGACGCTCGCGGTGCTGCTGCGCTGGATGCCGCTGCGGCTCACCGACTCCGCCGGGAAGACCCCGACGGTCGGCCCGGCCGTCACCGTGCTGGTGGCGGCGAGTGTGGCCCTGATCGCGGCGGCGGCGAAGTACTACACCATCGTCTGGGGCTGA
- a CDS encoding glycosyltransferase, whose protein sequence is MDSTELRIAAVVPCHNEEASVAKVVADLQAAVPGIVVYVYDNLSTDKTAERAREAGAIVRHEHTKGKGNVVRRAFADIEADVYLMIDGDDTYEASAAPLMIKTLLDGPYDHVLGVRKQDEGASAYRAGHETGNKVLNGVVGKVFGENVEDMLSGFRVFSRRFVKSFPAVSREFEIETELTVHSLHLRVPQTAVPVGFRDRPAGSESKLRTYHDGFKILALIVGLARHERPVAFYGLFGTLAWLVSIVLTIPIVVEFYNTHAVPRFPTLFLGFTLLLLGSLAWTAGLILDGIRRSRHEASRLVYLRYTAVGADDRRTAGNGGAPR, encoded by the coding sequence GTGGACTCCACCGAGCTCCGTATTGCCGCCGTCGTTCCGTGTCACAACGAAGAGGCTTCGGTCGCCAAGGTCGTGGCCGACCTGCAGGCCGCCGTGCCGGGAATCGTCGTCTACGTCTACGACAATCTGAGCACGGACAAGACCGCCGAGCGCGCCCGCGAAGCCGGAGCGATCGTCCGGCACGAGCACACCAAGGGCAAGGGCAACGTGGTGCGCCGCGCCTTCGCCGACATCGAGGCCGACGTGTATCTGATGATCGACGGCGACGACACCTACGAGGCGTCGGCCGCGCCGCTGATGATCAAGACCCTGCTGGACGGCCCCTACGACCACGTGCTCGGCGTGCGCAAGCAGGACGAGGGCGCCTCGGCCTACCGCGCGGGACACGAGACCGGCAACAAGGTGCTCAACGGCGTGGTCGGGAAGGTCTTCGGCGAGAACGTCGAGGACATGCTCTCCGGTTTCCGGGTGTTCTCCCGCCGCTTCGTGAAGAGCTTCCCCGCGGTGTCGCGTGAGTTCGAGATCGAGACCGAGCTCACCGTGCATTCCCTGCACCTGCGGGTGCCGCAGACCGCGGTGCCGGTCGGCTTCCGCGACCGTCCGGCGGGCAGCGAGAGCAAGCTGCGCACCTACCACGACGGATTCAAGATCCTCGCCCTGATCGTCGGCTTGGCCCGGCACGAACGGCCGGTCGCGTTCTACGGCCTGTTCGGCACGCTGGCCTGGCTGGTCTCGATCGTCCTGACGATTCCGATCGTCGTCGAGTTCTACAACACCCACGCGGTGCCGCGGTTCCCGACGCTGTTCCTCGGCTTCACCTTGCTGCTGCTCGGCAGCCTCGCGTGGACCGCGGGCCTGATCCTCGACGGCATCCGGCGCTCTCGGCACGAAGCCTCGCGTCTGGTCTACCTGCGGTACACCGCGGTGGGCGCGGACGACCGGCGGACCGCGGGCAACGGCGGAGCCCCGCGTTGA
- a CDS encoding GtrA family protein encodes MPSSESTAPAGEPVTQETGTVVSKVLTALRRGGAFLVVGAIGFLVDAGTYNLLVFWGGEGVLYHYPLPAKIIAIAVATVVTYFGNKWWTFAHKRTDNPGREYLLYAVFNVVAIGLQLGCLGFSRYVLELSSPLSDNLSGTLIGQIVAVVFRYWAYDKFVFTGARAGKDSATDNESANV; translated from the coding sequence GTGCCATCCAGTGAGTCCACCGCGCCCGCGGGCGAGCCAGTGACGCAGGAGACCGGAACGGTCGTCAGCAAGGTGCTCACCGCCCTGCGCAGAGGCGGGGCTTTCCTGGTGGTCGGCGCGATCGGCTTCCTGGTCGACGCGGGCACGTACAACCTCCTGGTCTTCTGGGGTGGCGAGGGCGTGCTGTATCACTACCCATTACCGGCCAAGATCATCGCGATCGCGGTGGCGACGGTGGTGACCTATTTCGGCAACAAATGGTGGACATTCGCGCACAAGCGGACCGACAATCCCGGCCGCGAGTACCTCCTGTACGCCGTGTTCAATGTGGTGGCGATCGGCCTGCAACTGGGCTGTCTCGGCTTTTCCCGCTACGTGCTCGAGCTGTCCAGCCCCCTCTCGGACAACCTCTCCGGTACGTTGATCGGGCAGATCGTGGCCGTGGTGTTCCGGTACTGGGCTTACGACAAATTCGTCTTCACCGGGGCGCGAGCGGGCAAGGACAGTGCTACCGACAACGAATCGGCGAACGTTTAG